tgttttggaaaataacgaagtcttttaaaaaagaaattgcaagaaatacgtaagtaaaacctacgaaccgccatgacaagcaacaaagcaatgtggctgacagttgacttgacagataaatagcactgacgttttattttgtttttttggctatggctaggtcactgaagtccatacaaaacctttttttgttcctagttgcgtcagcctgACAGTGACCGACAAAGGCATGACAAAGGAACAAATGCTTTTTTTTCGTCCATCAGGACAGGCTAAAGCTCTAAGCCATACTGCCTTGTcataagtagattttttgtctTTCAGTAAGTTCAATCCGGTAAACATCTTCAGTAAATACTATTCATATTAGGTCAATTCCGATAGTAATGTCTTCAGTAGTCTTCATTTTCATAATACTTTATGTAAAAGCGTCTCTTCCAGTTATTTGGTCATATCCATTAAACATCCATTCTCATTCTGTTTTTGAGGATCTTGTAAGGCGATAGCTGGACGTTACAAGGACCCGCGTGGGCTACCCGGCGTTGACGCCAGAATGGTGGTTAAACGCGTTTCATGATCAATTTCTCGTTATCTGCACACTTCCACATTAATTTACTGCATAATACGCTatcaatattacactttaaacaacattaatgagcaaaaacaaAGAAATGAATCACGAGGCGACGCCTCCAATATGGCGGTCGACGAATCGCCTCGGAACAAATGCGTTCGAATGGTTCGAATATGGTTCGGAGAGCacggcgcgctcattctttcttccgtgggTTCGGATATGCCGCAATGTATCACGATCCGCaagcaattattattattattcatgaTCACGTGACCGACGTCACTACTGTCAGACGTACTTTACTATCGCTCCGTGAAATAGCGTTAAAACTTAGTATAAAGTTGATCTATACACTCGAACGGTATATTATTAAGTGGCTAGCATCAGTGATTAACGgaataaatagtgtttagtgctaaaacattgacgtataaataaataattaaagttaAACATCGCCTTCACCGGGCTTAACAAACTCTGATTGTGCGGGTCAGCTGACAGGCTGTCAACGAATCAGCTGTTAGCATTTGCGTGTGCGCAATAGCACGGTGTCAGGGACAGTAATCGAAAAATAGACTTTATTACCAACGCATATAGAACACTTTGCAATGGCGACCTGTGCTGGATGtttaaatacagtcaacgataacacatttttaaactGCTTTAACTGTCGGAGATCCTACTGTCTTTTGTGCGCGAATGTTTCCCCAGATTATATACAAATAGTTACGGACCAAAATTACACATGGAAGTGTGTAGAATGTAAAAGTGCTGAACCCAGGTCGGACAATACATATACACCGGTGCGGGGCGCAAACGATAATGTAACTACTCAGCGTGGTGCCGCCCGCCCTCGGGCCGCGGTGGCCCACGAGCCCGACAACTCGACCATGGATATGTCGTTCATGGACAGTCACCAATTGAACGATACCACCAGGTTTGACGCGTCAATAAACACTGCATGTTTTACCGGTGTTCAGCAATTAGTGGCGGAATTTCGTTTACTTCGCGAGGAAATGCGGACGATGAATAGCAATATTCTGGCTCTTCGTACAACAATAACCGGCTTATCGTCAAGGATGGACAGCTGTGATAGCCGGGTGGATAATCTGTGCGCCCGGGTGGAAGCTCTGGAGTCCAAGACCGTACATCCTAACGGGCATAATAGTACTGAGGCTTCTATGTTGGAAACCATTGCTCAACTTAAAGAGGATTTAAATGACCGCGACCAGGACATGCTATACAACGACATTGAGATTTCTAGTGTGCCTGAACATACGGGAGAAAATACTACTCACATAGTCACTACTTTAGGGCAGAAACTCGGTGTTACGCTGTCTGAACACGACATCGTTGACGCTTCTCGTGTGGGTCGTGCGCCGCTGTTAGGCGGGGGCGTCCAGGGCCCGCCGTCCCGCCCGCGGCTGCTGGTGGTGCGTCTggcgcgccgcgctgtgcgcgACCAGCTGCTGCAGGCGGCGAGGGTACGCCGCGGGGCAACAACGGAGGGCACCGGGCTCCCGGGGCCCAGTTGCCGCTTCTATGTCAACGAGCGGCTGACCCCCTTCAATCGACGGCTATTTCAAAGGGCACGGCAGCAGAAGGAGCATCACGGCTGGCGATATGCGTGGACGCGGGATGGCAGGATCTATCTGCGCCAACGGCCGGGTACAGATTCTCCGAGGCATCGTATAAGGACAGAAATGGACTTAATTCGTGTTTTTGGCTCTCTTGATGTTTGTTCTCAGTCATAAATATCTTTTAGGTTCTCACGATGTTTTAAAAGTAAAAGCCGGATCAATTGAAGTagtcacaaaactgttgttttCTGTACTTTTTATCCTTAGTCCACAAGTCCGTGCATACTATTTTTGTTGGTTCTGTAATCTTTTACTTTGCTTTTCGCTGGCGTGCATTGCAACAACAACAAATATGATAGTCTTATATATACATTTGCATGTAATTTATTTGTACGTTACACTTATAAACACTTTTCACTCAACGAAACACACATATAACCTCAAAACAAAACATTTCACCACATTATTTTCTTTCAAATATGCAACGAAACCGGGTTGTGACGCCATTGCAATACTTTGCATCTTGTTGAGTGTATGCATGTGTGCATATACTCAAAACTATGTTTTGTCCCGTGATCGAGTCTAAAACTAAATTGCTTAAATTAGCTCTTTATAACCCGGGTTCGTTGGCAACAGGACATGACGATTTTCTAGTTGCGATGAGTAATTTTGATGCTGATATAGTTGCAATTTGCGAGACGTGGATCAGGCAGGGACAAGAACAACGCGCACCGCGTGTCCCCGGATATAAATTTATAAACGCTCCGCGACCCACTTCGATGCGCGGTGGCCGCGGTGGCGGGGTAggtttttatgttaaaactacGGTGCGCGCGCGCCGATCTACCCACCCTGTTGCAAATATAGAACAACTCTGGCTATCTGTTTCTCTTAACCGCCGCAGTTATATAATAGGTACAGCTTATCGTCCTAACTGGATTAACGTTGACACATTTTTTGATGCCCTTACCGAATCTGTAACATTCTTCTCTAAGCACGACTTTGTTGTTTTACTTGGGGATTTTAATATTAATGTGCTAGATACAATGAACAGTAATACTTCAAAGTTAACGTGCTTTCTTAGCTACTTAGGGTTGGAGCAGGTGGTAACGGTACCTACTCACTTTTCTGTGGACAACGAGACGCTCCTCGATGTTATTTGTACCAACGCGCCTGTGACCGATGTATGCGTCTCTAACATAACTGGTTCTCTCGGTCATGCTATGGTAACAATTACCTTGCCAATAAAACGACCCAAGATAGTGCCGAAAACAATTACTTATAGGCCAATTAAGAACATTGACATGGCGAAGTTTGATAGGGATCTACAGACCATAAACTGGGAAATAGTGTTAAAAATTGATTCCGTAGAAGGCATGGTTGAGacttttaatttgttattattgactttatttgacATATATGCTCCTAATAAATCTATCACAATCAGGCCTAACACCAATTTACCGTGGATCACTGACACTATCAAAATCATGATAGAAAAGCGTAATGAGGCTCACTTTGCATACCGTAAGTCTAAATCGGAAATCCATAAGCAATGCTATAGTGAATTAAAGAAACTTGTAACTCAAAGTATATTTAATGAAAAACAAGCCTATTACAATCACCATATCAATTCTTATTACAAAAATTCCAAGTCACTCTGGAAAAACCTTAAAAAAACTGTTTTGACAGATTTTAACAGTCGAGATAATAGTCTTCCTTGTAATTTCAATGACCCAAATGTGATCAATGACAATTTTCTAAATGTTCCTGGGAATGACAAGGTTGCGTTTTACACCCAGTTATTCTTTGAAACTCGGCGCTATGGTCATACTTTGTTTAACTTGGAACCAGTGAATGAGAACGAAGTAGGGAAATATATACGGTCCATTACTACCAATTCAGTTGGTGTAGATGCAATTAGTCGAGATATGGTGCTACTCACCCTTCCGCGCACCTTGCAAGTGATTACGGCAATCATTAATCGGTCTATACTGACAGGCGAGGTGCCTGCTTTGTGGAAATCTGCCTTAGTTACACCTATACCTAAAATGGATAACGCTCGAGAACTCAATGACCTTAGACCTATAAGTATATTGCCTTTCCTCTCAAAGATACTGGAAAAAGCCGTTTATGACCAGTTATATAAATATGTAGAGGGTAACAATATTCTGCCTCAATTACAGTCAGGTTTTCGCAAAGGTATGGGGACTGTGACTGCCTTGACAGACGTTGTGGATAATATTATTACAGAACAAGACTCAGGGAAAGGGACTTGTTTAGTGCTATTGGATTTTTCTCGTGCTTTCGACTGCATAAATATTGATTTAATgctttcaaaattaaaatattatggcGTAGATACAAAGTCACTGTCGTGGTTCAAAAGTTACCTCGATGGGCGTACTCAGTCAGTCAAAATATGTAAAGAAGAGGGCACTTTTTTGGTATCTGATGCTAGACCGGTAACTCGTGGTGTCCCTCAAGGCTCGATACTTGGTCCTTTATTGTTCATAATTTATAGCGCCGATATAACTAATGTTATCAAGCACTGCAAATATCATTTATACGCAGATGACGTTCAATTGTATTACTCAGATCGCTGTAATGACTTTGCCAATTCAAtctttaaaattaaagaagACCTCGAAAACATATCATCCTGGGCTGAAAGAAACTGTTTGTTATTAAATCCTCTTAAAACGAAGTACATGATTATGGGCACCAAAACACAGATTACTCGTATTCTGGACTGTGATCCTCAATTAAGCATCAGAGGCTCTGCAATCGATCGCGTAGAAGAGGCTAGAAACTTAGGCGTAGTGCTTGATAGTCAGTTGAGGTTTGAGAAACACGTAGGTGAACTGGTGAGGTCATGTTTCTTTCGCCTAAAGGTTTTATACCAGATCCGAAATCTTTTGAGTGAGAACGTCCGCATTACTTTATGTGAATCGCTGATTCTTTCAAAATTGAATTATGGTGATATAGTTTATGGACCACGCCTGCAACATAAAACTCGTCGCTTAATACAAAGAGTACAAAATGCGTGTTACAGATTTTGTTACTCAATACCCCCTAGAAGCCACATTACCCCGTATTTGAACAAATCGTCCATGCTTAATATGTCTTCTCGGCGACATCTACATCTTGCATGTCTCCTCTTTGGCGTCTTAAACAATAAAACTCCGGAATATCTCTTTTccaaaattaatttttcaacaTTTCACAACCGTCATGGCACTAGGTCAACTCGGCGTTGTCTCTTAGAAATGTACCCTCATAGAACGATTGCATTTACCGGTTGTTTCCGATATCTCGCGACCAAATGCTGGAATGATATCCCTCCACCTGTAAGAAAGctcaaaaataaactaacttttaAACACCAGTTTAAAAAGATACTGcttgaaaaacaaaaaacagGGATACCATATGGCTTTTTGGTTGCGGATTTCAGGATCTAATCGGTAATTCGGAGGATTTCCAGGAGAACTAGAACCAAACCCTATGCACTTactcacttttattttattttatggccactaaatattcttatttctgttttatttatgtatttttatttcggAACATTTTAACACCATTTAACTACACACTTTTTTACCATCATATTTACCCAACTGTAACGTGATCTGGGTTCCGGCAGAATATCAGTGCTTTGCTCAAAAGAGCGAAGCGTATAGCTGAGTCGGAACCCTTTTGTTTTTGCTGCAATGCACACAGTGTACAGCAAGTAAATCCATCTTTTCgtgtttaagtattttttttattgttaattaaactctgtacatatttttagttttgttcTGTTTGTAATGCACCTATTTGTAAATTGTGTGTTTTTGCAGCATCCAAATAAAcgttttatctatctatctatctatctaattagGCTCCATTAGCACGAGCGCtatttcaacgcgcgtt
The Cydia splendana chromosome 24, ilCydSple1.2, whole genome shotgun sequence DNA segment above includes these coding regions:
- the LOC134802185 gene encoding uncharacterized protein LOC134802185, with the protein product MDMSFMDSHQLNDTTRFDASINTACFTGVQQLVAEFRLLREEMRTMNSNILALRTTITGLSSRMDSCDSRVDNLCARVEALESKTVHPNGHNSTEASMLETIAQLKEDLNDRDQDMLYNDIEISSVPEHTGENTTHIVTTLGQKLGVTLSEHDIVDASRVGRAPLLGGGVQGPPSRPRLLVVRLARRAVRDQLLQAARVRRGATTEGTGLPGPSCRFYVNERLTPFNRRLFQRARQQKEHHGWRYAWTRDGRIYLRQRPGTDSPRHRIRTEMDLIRVFGSLDVCSQS